The proteins below come from a single Candidatus Eisenbacteria bacterium genomic window:
- the lepA gene encoding translation elongation factor 4, with product MEENSNTRNFCIIAHIDHGKSTLADRFLELTGAIPKSEMKEQVLDDMDLERERGITIKSHPVTMHYKAKDGNTYLLNLIDTPGHVDFCYEVSRSLAACEGAVLLVDASQGVEAQTISNLFLARDANLAIVPVINKIDLPTAHISNTVKEMIDVLSSREDEIVLASAKEGTGVEEILEAVITRVPSPPGSSRGFLKALIFDSVFDQFRGVVPYVRIFDGSVKTGKKIVLLSSMKSFEVVEVGIFKPAMTPVDELHAGDVGYIVAGVKDIQDAKVGDTIGEEGDPAPTALPGYRQMKPMVFSGLYPVNAEGYENLRDALGKLSLNDASLSYEAESSVALGFGFRCGFLGLLHLEIVQERLEREYDVSLVATFPSVGYRVVLKDGTSIMVHNPVNMPAPGRIDRIEEPYVSAEIITPPEHLGGILKLAQEKRGIYVSMEFLEADRVRLKYLMPLSEIVVDFYDKLKSVSRGYASFDYEYAAHRESKLVKLDILLNGDPVDALSQVVHDEKAYERGRTIASALRKLIPKHMFQIAIQASIGGKVIARETISALRKDVTAKCYGGDITRKRKLLEKQKEGKKRMKRIGSVDIPQEAFLSVLRSRETG from the coding sequence ATGGAAGAAAACTCAAATACAAGAAACTTCTGCATAATTGCCCATATTGACCATGGCAAGTCCACCCTTGCGGATAGATTTCTCGAGCTTACGGGAGCAATCCCGAAGAGCGAGATGAAGGAGCAGGTTCTGGACGACATGGATCTCGAACGAGAGCGGGGCATAACAATAAAATCGCACCCCGTCACTATGCATTACAAGGCAAAGGATGGGAACACGTACCTTCTGAATCTGATAGATACCCCAGGTCATGTTGATTTTTGCTACGAAGTGTCGAGAAGTTTGGCGGCATGCGAGGGCGCAGTTCTTCTCGTTGATGCATCCCAGGGAGTCGAGGCGCAGACCATAAGCAACCTCTTCCTGGCCAGGGATGCGAACCTTGCAATTGTTCCCGTGATTAATAAAATCGACCTCCCAACGGCTCACATCTCGAACACAGTAAAAGAAATGATTGATGTGCTCAGCTCCAGGGAAGACGAAATAGTACTTGCAAGCGCGAAGGAGGGGACAGGAGTGGAAGAGATTCTTGAAGCGGTAATAACGAGAGTCCCTTCTCCGCCCGGCAGTTCGAGAGGTTTTCTCAAGGCGCTGATCTTCGATTCAGTTTTCGATCAGTTCAGAGGTGTTGTGCCCTACGTGAGAATCTTCGACGGCTCCGTGAAGACAGGGAAAAAGATCGTCCTCCTTTCCTCGATGAAGAGTTTTGAGGTTGTTGAAGTTGGAATCTTCAAGCCGGCGATGACGCCGGTTGATGAACTTCATGCCGGTGATGTCGGTTACATTGTGGCCGGGGTCAAGGATATACAGGATGCAAAGGTCGGAGACACCATCGGCGAGGAGGGTGATCCGGCGCCCACAGCGCTTCCCGGATACCGTCAGATGAAACCGATGGTATTCAGCGGGCTCTATCCCGTAAACGCTGAGGGATACGAGAACTTGCGAGATGCACTTGGCAAACTGTCGCTCAACGATGCATCCCTATCATATGAAGCGGAAAGTTCTGTGGCGCTCGGTTTCGGTTTCAGATGCGGGTTTCTCGGGCTTCTCCATCTTGAGATTGTGCAGGAACGCCTCGAGAGGGAGTATGATGTCAGCCTCGTCGCTACATTTCCCAGCGTCGGTTACAGAGTCGTTTTGAAAGACGGTACTTCAATCATGGTCCACAACCCCGTCAACATGCCTGCCCCGGGCAGAATTGACAGAATTGAGGAGCCCTACGTCAGCGCAGAGATTATTACGCCGCCTGAGCATCTCGGGGGAATTCTGAAACTTGCACAGGAGAAAAGAGGTATATATGTGAGCATGGAGTTTCTTGAAGCAGACAGGGTGAGACTCAAGTATCTAATGCCGTTGTCCGAGATCGTTGTCGATTTCTACGACAAGCTCAAATCCGTTTCAAGGGGATATGCATCATTTGACTATGAGTATGCAGCCCACAGGGAATCAAAACTCGTGAAACTTGATATACTCCTCAACGGCGACCCGGTCGATGCGCTTTCCCAGGTCGTCCACGACGAGAAGGCATACGAGAGAGGGAGAACCATAGCGTCCGCTCTGAGGAAACTTATCCCGAAGCACATGTTCCAGATTGCCATACAGGCAAGTATCGGCGGCAAAGTGATCGCGAGAGAAACAATCTCGGCATTGAGAAAAGACGTGACGGCAAAATGTTATGGAGGAGATATCACAAGAAAACGAAAGCTGCTTGAAAAGCAGAAGGAAGGGAAGAAGAGGATGAAACGGATTGGGAGTGTTGACATTCCCCAGGAAGCTTTCCTTTCCGTCTTGAGAAGCAGGGAAACCGGGTAG
- the lepB gene encoding signal peptidase I gives MANRKELKKRSLKSTVREYLEAIALAIVVTLFVRAFIIQAFRIPTGSMTDTLLEGDFLFVSKFIYGAQVPFTNWHLPKIREPRPGDIIVFKYPEDPKRDFIKRCVAVGGQTIEIRNKEMYVDGRKQNAGYVKHVDDRIYSAFESPRDNFGPFYVPKGYLFMMGDNRDNSHDSRFWGPLDEKLVKGEALVLYWSWDREHFRPRFSRLFHLIK, from the coding sequence GTGGCAAATAGGAAAGAGCTCAAGAAACGGTCTTTGAAAAGCACAGTCAGAGAGTATCTCGAGGCGATTGCCCTTGCGATTGTCGTTACGCTTTTCGTGAGGGCCTTCATTATTCAAGCGTTCAGGATCCCGACTGGTTCGATGACCGATACTCTTCTCGAGGGGGATTTCCTTTTTGTCAGCAAGTTCATCTATGGCGCACAGGTCCCTTTCACCAACTGGCATCTCCCCAAAATCAGAGAGCCGAGGCCGGGAGATATAATTGTCTTCAAATATCCCGAAGACCCGAAGAGGGATTTTATCAAGAGATGCGTGGCCGTTGGCGGGCAGACGATAGAGATTCGGAACAAAGAAATGTATGTAGACGGACGGAAGCAGAACGCCGGTTATGTGAAGCACGTCGATGATCGCATATACTCGGCATTCGAAAGCCCAAGAGACAATTTTGGGCCTTTCTATGTGCCAAAAGGATACCTTTTCATGATGGGTGATAACCGCGACAACAGTCACGACAGCCGCTTCTGGGGTCCTCTTGATGAGAAACTCGTGAAGGGAGAGGCGCTCGTCCTTTACTGGTCATGGGACAGGGAGCATTTCAGACCAAGATTCAGCAGGCTATTTCACCTGATAAAATGA
- the hemW gene encoding radical SAM family heme chaperone HemW has product MRGLPSDSSLGLYLHIPFCRKKCSYCSFMSVVPQDDLLRRFAACLKREIDLNRDLLSQRKIATVYVGGGTPGVLGERLLDIIRCLSGNFDLSDIVEFTVELNPESSPVELLRGIRKLGVNRVSIGVQSFQDSLLSTLGRIHTPDMARTAYSRAREAGFQNVSIDLMAGIPGQNPELLKEDLEQAVSLLPEHISYYLLTPESMTPLSHAITSGYAHLPADSLARRMLLHVSKFLKQNDYERYETSNFARPAFESRHNINYWKRGEYLGLGPSACSHLSGKRWRNNPDLEKYLSSLEDSRVPMVDEEVLTSREILTESFMLGLRMKEGIPLESLRETIPPEKNESLMLLVSSLSEQGLLSQKGGNLSITEEGLPVSDSIIVELVSSL; this is encoded by the coding sequence GTGAGGGGATTGCCATCTGATTCATCCCTGGGACTCTATCTCCACATTCCATTCTGCAGAAAGAAGTGCAGCTACTGTTCGTTCATGTCAGTAGTTCCACAAGATGACCTTCTGCGCAGGTTTGCGGCTTGTCTCAAACGTGAGATTGATCTCAACCGGGATCTTCTCTCTCAGAGGAAGATTGCGACGGTCTATGTCGGCGGCGGAACTCCGGGCGTTCTCGGTGAGCGTCTCCTCGATATTATCCGGTGTCTTTCCGGGAACTTTGATCTAAGCGATATTGTCGAATTCACAGTCGAGCTCAATCCTGAATCTTCGCCAGTCGAGCTCCTCAGAGGAATCAGAAAACTCGGGGTAAACAGAGTGAGCATCGGAGTTCAATCATTCCAGGATTCCCTGCTCTCCACGCTTGGCAGGATTCACACCCCAGACATGGCGAGGACAGCTTACTCGCGGGCGAGGGAAGCCGGATTCCAGAACGTCTCCATCGACCTAATGGCCGGAATCCCTGGCCAGAATCCTGAGCTGCTGAAAGAAGATCTGGAACAAGCGGTCTCGCTGCTGCCCGAGCACATATCGTACTACCTTCTTACGCCCGAGAGCATGACACCGCTCTCTCATGCCATTACATCAGGGTATGCCCATCTCCCGGCCGACTCTCTCGCCAGAAGAATGCTTCTCCATGTTTCGAAGTTTCTGAAACAGAATGACTATGAAAGATACGAGACATCCAACTTCGCCAGACCAGCGTTCGAGTCGCGGCATAATATAAATTACTGGAAAAGGGGCGAGTACCTTGGGCTAGGGCCGTCTGCCTGTTCTCATCTGTCCGGGAAGAGATGGAGGAACAATCCAGACCTGGAGAAATATCTTTCCTCTTTGGAAGATTCGAGAGTTCCAATGGTTGACGAGGAAGTGCTGACAAGCCGCGAGATTCTAACAGAGAGCTTCATGCTCGGCTTGAGAATGAAAGAGGGCATCCCTCTTGAATCGCTAAGAGAAACTATCCCTCCTGAAAAGAATGAATCTCTTATGCTGCTTGTGTCATCTCTTTCCGAACAAGGGCTTCTCAGTCAAAAGGGAGGCAATCTTTCCATAACTGAAGAAGGGCTCCCGGTCTCAGATTCCATAATCGTTGAGCTTGTTTCCTCACTGTGA
- a CDS encoding SagB/ThcOx family dehydrogenase encodes MRHKSVLNQQAIKLPQPKYDGKTSVEKALLERRSVRGYNDEPLTLAEVSQLLWAAQGITDSARSFRTSPSAGALYPLELYIVAGNVTDLSRGVYKYKPHGRELIEVMEGDRRADLCNVVVRQSLVKDAAAVIVFTAVYQRTTVKYGERGTRYAHMEVGCAAQNVYLQAISLELGTVFIGAFDDDKTKKVLNMPEEEQPLGMMPVGRKQNSQ; translated from the coding sequence ATGAGGCACAAATCCGTTTTGAACCAGCAAGCAATAAAACTCCCTCAACCCAAGTACGATGGCAAAACCTCGGTGGAAAAAGCTCTGCTTGAGAGAAGGTCGGTCAGAGGTTACAACGATGAACCACTGACACTAGCTGAAGTATCACAGCTTCTGTGGGCAGCTCAGGGAATAACAGATTCAGCGAGAAGCTTCAGAACATCTCCTTCTGCTGGAGCTCTGTACCCGCTTGAACTCTATATTGTGGCAGGCAATGTGACCGACCTTTCACGTGGCGTTTACAAGTACAAGCCCCACGGGCGCGAACTGATAGAAGTGATGGAAGGAGATAGAAGAGCGGATCTATGCAACGTTGTTGTTCGCCAGTCTTTGGTTAAAGATGCCGCTGCAGTCATAGTATTCACAGCAGTTTATCAACGAACAACTGTGAAATATGGGGAGAGAGGCACAAGATACGCGCACATGGAAGTTGGCTGCGCGGCCCAGAATGTCTATTTGCAGGCAATCTCGCTAGAGTTGGGAACAGTATTCATCGGGGCCTTTGATGATGACAAAACGAAGAAGGTTCTGAATATGCCGGAAGAAGAACAGCCATTAGGTATGATGCCGGTAGGAAGGAAGCAAAACTCACAGTGA
- a CDS encoding carbohydrate-binding protein: MPKATQILAFSAILVLAAVPAYLFSAPIHTTYLWHMHQPIYWPDKSTWNPWRYETAFETVTLGHSQSDVFSIFNWVVVPDIHIARACKDYPFAGQEDNCDPPNQADKINPPQGTYTKTSISRGVAVKVPPGYAERPHYAKYIDPGTGTEYKILVIPSAMAPSWNEGYGMYGTSEIDSMARFNDPAHPILVLFSHDGDNAWSGGYSYYYENVSSFSHQAVSRGYEPTTVEEYLQDHPVDLNDIVHVEAEDSQGNVKRTPIQHVWIGTGAGGDEACFWEPETPSLGDTLSIFYSAVYGTLPDTASRVFIRIGHSGWKDILTPDPAMVFDAERDYWKYRYAIPSQATSVDFVFNDGRGNWDNNSGDDWTVPVSGTIQFVMDGVLDSSAVKIASSSGIDLRACVSGTVLYFATQGVLSTNGVDHFVFVSTSPGSLKSAPWAKSGSVASWNYFLGGEDSNNWCGWFDGAGTLVNSSSLGKAQGAALEGTIDLEALFRTMPRRSST, translated from the coding sequence TTGCCAAAGGCCACTCAAATACTAGCGTTTTCTGCCATCCTGGTGCTTGCTGCTGTCCCGGCTTACCTTTTCTCGGCTCCTATTCATACGACATACCTCTGGCATATGCATCAGCCAATCTACTGGCCTGACAAAAGCACGTGGAATCCGTGGAGATATGAGACTGCTTTCGAAACCGTAACTCTGGGACATTCACAGAGTGATGTTTTCTCCATATTCAACTGGGTGGTGGTCCCCGATATTCACATTGCAAGGGCGTGCAAAGACTATCCGTTCGCCGGCCAGGAGGACAACTGCGATCCGCCAAACCAAGCCGACAAGATAAATCCGCCTCAAGGCACCTACACGAAAACGAGCATTTCGAGAGGAGTGGCCGTAAAGGTGCCGCCCGGATACGCAGAAAGACCGCACTACGCAAAGTACATCGACCCCGGAACCGGGACGGAATACAAGATCCTGGTCATCCCTTCGGCGATGGCACCGAGTTGGAATGAAGGATACGGCATGTACGGAACGAGTGAGATTGACTCGATGGCCCGGTTCAATGATCCGGCGCACCCAATTCTTGTTCTGTTCAGCCACGATGGAGACAACGCCTGGTCAGGCGGATACTCTTATTACTACGAGAATGTATCAAGCTTCAGCCATCAGGCGGTCTCAAGAGGCTACGAGCCGACAACGGTGGAAGAGTACCTTCAGGATCATCCTGTTGATCTGAACGACATCGTTCATGTCGAAGCGGAAGATAGCCAGGGCAATGTAAAGAGAACTCCGATTCAGCACGTCTGGATCGGGACCGGGGCCGGTGGAGATGAGGCTTGCTTCTGGGAACCGGAAACTCCTTCTTTAGGCGACACTCTCTCCATCTTCTACAGCGCGGTTTATGGCACGCTTCCTGACACAGCAAGCAGAGTCTTCATCCGCATCGGACATAGCGGGTGGAAAGACATTCTCACGCCTGACCCAGCAATGGTTTTTGATGCCGAAAGAGATTACTGGAAGTACCGCTATGCAATTCCGTCTCAGGCAACCTCCGTCGATTTCGTTTTCAACGATGGGAGAGGGAATTGGGACAATAACAGTGGTGATGATTGGACAGTACCCGTATCGGGAACCATTCAATTTGTGATGGACGGCGTGCTCGATTCGTCTGCTGTGAAGATCGCAAGTTCAAGCGGAATCGATCTGCGGGCTTGTGTGAGCGGTACGGTTCTTTACTTCGCCACTCAGGGGGTCCTATCTACAAACGGTGTGGATCACTTCGTTTTCGTTTCGACTTCGCCGGGAAGCTTGAAATCGGCACCCTGGGCAAAGTCCGGGAGTGTGGCTTCCTGGAACTACTTCCTCGGCGGTGAAGATTCAAACAACTGGTGCGGCTGGTTTGACGGGGCAGGAACGTTAGTGAATTCATCTTCTCTTGGGAAGGCGCAAGGAGCTGCGCTTGAGGGAACGATAGACCTGGAGGCTCTATTCAGGACTATGCCAAGAAGGTCCTCTACCTGA
- a CDS encoding glycosyltransferase — protein sequence MRQHQAAARGSKLSVALVQDWLTGMRGGEKCLSAFCELFPDAPVFTLIHKKGTIWKSIEDHRIETSFIEKLPFAFKSHQKYLPLFPAAIERFDLRGFDLVISSSHCVAKGVLTFPGTTHICYCHTPMRYAWDMYWDYFGPERERGIKGKFISVVLSYLRTWDVASSQRVDHFIANSENVKKKIAKYYGRDSEVIHPWVDTETFVENGNPGDYYLIVSALVPYKRIDLAIEATRRLNAPLVIVGNGVERKRLEKQAGPNVKFTGWLDGQTLSKYYSGAKAVILPGEEDFGIVPLEAQSCRRPVVAYGAGGALETVEEGKTGFFFYPHTVESLIEALVKVGKEKLDGDAMRKNALRFTKENFKEKIKASIETKLGERSFG from the coding sequence ATGAGACAGCATCAGGCAGCAGCGCGCGGTTCAAAACTGTCAGTTGCTCTTGTCCAGGATTGGCTCACCGGCATGAGGGGAGGGGAGAAGTGCCTCAGCGCCTTCTGCGAGCTCTTCCCTGATGCTCCGGTATTCACGTTGATTCACAAGAAGGGAACTATCTGGAAGAGCATAGAAGATCACCGTATCGAGACATCTTTCATCGAGAAGCTTCCCTTCGCGTTCAAATCTCACCAGAAATACCTTCCACTTTTCCCGGCTGCCATCGAGCGGTTCGACCTGCGGGGATTCGATCTTGTCATATCTTCGAGCCACTGCGTTGCCAAGGGTGTGCTCACATTTCCAGGAACTACTCACATCTGCTACTGTCACACTCCCATGAGGTATGCATGGGACATGTATTGGGACTACTTCGGGCCCGAGAGGGAGCGCGGAATAAAGGGGAAATTCATTTCGGTCGTCCTGAGCTATCTGAGAACGTGGGATGTGGCATCATCGCAGAGAGTGGATCACTTCATCGCCAATTCGGAGAACGTGAAGAAGAAGATTGCCAAGTACTACGGGAGAGATTCCGAGGTCATCCATCCCTGGGTTGATACGGAAACCTTCGTAGAAAACGGAAACCCTGGTGATTACTATCTCATTGTTTCCGCACTCGTTCCTTACAAGAGAATCGACCTTGCCATTGAGGCAACTAGAAGACTCAATGCCCCTCTCGTAATCGTCGGAAATGGAGTTGAAAGGAAGAGGCTTGAGAAGCAGGCGGGCCCGAATGTGAAGTTCACCGGATGGCTTGATGGCCAAACGCTTTCGAAGTATTACTCGGGCGCAAAGGCGGTGATCCTTCCAGGAGAGGAGGATTTCGGAATAGTGCCTCTTGAGGCGCAATCTTGCAGGAGGCCGGTCGTCGCTTACGGAGCCGGAGGAGCCCTCGAGACCGTGGAAGAGGGGAAGACAGGATTCTTCTTCTATCCGCACACCGTTGAATCCCTGATCGAAGCTCTCGTCAAAGTCGGAAAGGAAAAGCTTGATGGGGATGCGATGAGAAAGAACGCTCTCAGATTCACAAAAGAGAACTTCAAAGAAAAGATCAAAGCTTCGATAGAAACAAAGCTGGGGGAGCGAAGTTTTGGGTAA
- a CDS encoding undecaprenyl-phosphate glucose phosphotransferase — MGKIERRKRETKLQSFWLLSDFASILISFCLAYSLRFGWPLSKIFPVAKGVPSFTLYFLTAVFLGVLWPVIFRTFGLYSVRRSLAIGQEISSILLAVTSCMILSLALSFFVRDLSYSRLVIGVAWALSMLFVTLGRRVVGKFVGILWRGASFGVAVVGATEVGLRLVSRLRESPPPGFKLAGVILEDEGTQVPEDVPILGSLKDIGEIVSKNDIQTLWFSLPLSKHSEIPVLMENTSHRDLDFEFVPDLVELMSRRSRVTEIDGIPLLSLKEFPLVGWNVVLKRTFDVVFSLVPLILLIPLFAVVALLIKLDSKGPVFYEQQRMGRDGRLFQIHKFRSMIVGAEDKTGPVWVARDDVRRTRLGKLLRRSSVDELPQLLNVLKGEMSLVGPRPERPHFVAEFTAKRPDYFQRHRVKSGITGWAQVNGLRGDTPLEERTDYDLYYIENWSLGFDLKILAMTAKVVLSQRGAY; from the coding sequence TTGGGTAAGATCGAAAGGCGAAAGAGGGAGACGAAGCTGCAATCCTTCTGGCTTTTGTCCGACTTTGCGTCAATTCTGATTTCGTTCTGCCTCGCATACTCTTTGAGATTTGGCTGGCCGTTGAGCAAGATCTTCCCGGTCGCGAAAGGTGTCCCATCGTTCACCCTGTATTTCCTGACAGCAGTTTTCCTCGGAGTCTTGTGGCCTGTTATCTTCCGGACATTTGGATTGTACAGCGTGCGGAGGTCGCTTGCCATCGGCCAGGAAATCTCATCGATCCTGCTAGCGGTCACATCCTGCATGATTCTCTCTCTGGCATTGAGCTTCTTCGTAAGGGACTTGAGCTACTCGCGCCTGGTCATCGGCGTAGCATGGGCTCTTTCCATGCTGTTCGTGACTCTGGGAAGAAGAGTCGTCGGGAAGTTCGTCGGGATTCTTTGGAGAGGAGCGTCTTTCGGAGTGGCAGTTGTCGGCGCAACTGAGGTCGGCCTTCGTCTTGTATCGCGACTTCGTGAGAGCCCGCCCCCCGGATTCAAGCTGGCCGGAGTTATTCTTGAAGATGAAGGAACCCAGGTCCCGGAGGATGTCCCGATTCTTGGCTCTCTGAAGGACATTGGTGAGATCGTTTCGAAGAACGACATACAGACGCTTTGGTTTTCGCTTCCGCTCTCGAAGCATTCCGAGATTCCCGTGCTGATGGAGAATACGTCTCACCGCGATCTCGATTTTGAATTTGTCCCGGACCTAGTCGAGCTGATGTCGAGAAGATCAAGAGTGACTGAGATTGACGGAATTCCTCTCCTGTCTCTCAAGGAGTTCCCGCTGGTCGGCTGGAACGTCGTCCTGAAGCGCACCTTTGACGTTGTCTTCTCTTTGGTCCCCCTGATCCTTTTGATTCCGCTTTTTGCCGTAGTCGCCCTTCTCATCAAGCTTGACTCGAAGGGCCCCGTCTTCTACGAACAACAGAGAATGGGAAGAGACGGCAGGCTCTTTCAGATCCACAAATTCCGTTCCATGATTGTAGGAGCCGAGGACAAGACCGGACCTGTCTGGGTGGCGAGAGATGATGTCAGGAGAACCAGGCTGGGGAAACTCCTCAGAAGGTCCAGTGTGGACGAACTTCCTCAGCTCTTAAATGTGCTCAAGGGAGAAATGAGTCTTGTTGGTCCGCGGCCGGAGAGACCTCACTTTGTCGCGGAGTTCACGGCGAAGCGGCCCGACTATTTTCAAAGGCACCGGGTGAAGTCCGGAATAACCGGATGGGCGCAGGTGAACGGGCTAAGAGGCGACACGCCTCTCGAAGAACGGACTGATTACGACCTGTACTACATTGAAAACTGGTCCCTGGGGTTCGATCTGAAGATTCTTGCCATGACCGCCAAGGTGGTCCTGAGCCAAAGGGGAGCATATTGA
- a CDS encoding isoprenylcysteine carboxylmethyltransferase family protein has product MTKERLGKIVFSLRSYTPIPFLLAALVWSRVSWGSYFSGLALVISGEAVRLWAVSIAGPMTRMKNVGAAELITAGPFAHTRNPLYSGNFLIGCGFCIMSWALMPWLLMGFVFAFFVQYSLIVLHEEEFLKEKFGVKYSEYAHDVPGIFPRFNPYKKRSGPVPSIVRGLKSERRTLQTIVLLLVLFIARRLLQS; this is encoded by the coding sequence TTGACGAAAGAGCGCCTTGGGAAGATCGTCTTTTCGCTAAGGAGCTATACTCCGATTCCCTTCCTTCTGGCGGCTCTTGTCTGGTCCAGGGTGAGCTGGGGAAGCTATTTTTCGGGACTCGCACTTGTGATTTCCGGCGAGGCCGTGAGGTTGTGGGCAGTTAGCATAGCTGGCCCCATGACGAGAATGAAGAATGTCGGGGCCGCAGAGCTAATCACCGCCGGACCTTTTGCTCACACCAGAAATCCCCTTTACTCAGGAAATTTTCTCATCGGATGCGGCTTCTGCATCATGTCCTGGGCGCTTATGCCCTGGCTGCTCATGGGATTCGTCTTCGCTTTCTTCGTCCAGTATTCGTTGATCGTCTTGCATGAAGAAGAATTTCTCAAGGAAAAGTTCGGCGTCAAATACTCCGAATACGCGCATGATGTTCCCGGAATTTTCCCCAGATTCAATCCCTACAAGAAGAGATCAGGGCCTGTTCCGAGCATCGTGCGGGGCCTGAAGTCCGAGAGAAGAACGCTTCAGACAATCGTGCTTCTCCTGGTCCTCTTCATAGCCCGGCGGCTCCTTCAATCCTGA
- a CDS encoding glycosyltransferase: MRIIFVNTSRIWGGNEKWTFEAIKGLRSRGNEVALICGRSLLEKRARGLGIQVVRMRMRSDIDLISLFRLTVFFRTWKPRSVVLTRGREYWLGGIAARMARIPFIVARIGIEREVRRSLKDRLIFGFLLDKIIVNSSSIRSSLLSGGAIPADKVAVIYNGVRTDPPDEKARQRIRESLGVQKNELLIGTAGRLIHRKGVDILLDAGKRLMLKDKSVKLVFLGDGPLREDILAASREECFSGRIIVTGFIEGIEEYLASLDMFVLPSRAEGISNALLEAMGLGIPSIAARAGGQEEAIADGETGFLVGKEDVSSLCERLLELTSKPDKRSTMGKLARHFVGERFPMDVMLEKLESLLAGGEKG, translated from the coding sequence GTGAGAATCATCTTTGTGAACACCTCGAGGATTTGGGGAGGGAACGAGAAGTGGACATTTGAAGCCATCAAGGGTCTCCGGTCACGGGGGAACGAGGTGGCTCTTATCTGCGGCAGGAGCCTTCTGGAGAAAAGGGCAAGAGGGCTTGGGATCCAGGTTGTCCGGATGCGCATGAGAAGCGACATTGACCTCATTTCACTTTTCAGACTCACGGTTTTCTTCAGGACGTGGAAACCTCGGAGCGTCGTACTCACGAGGGGAAGGGAATACTGGCTTGGCGGAATCGCCGCGAGAATGGCACGGATTCCGTTCATCGTTGCCAGAATCGGGATTGAAAGAGAGGTAAGACGTTCCCTCAAAGACAGACTCATCTTTGGATTCCTTCTCGACAAGATAATCGTGAACTCGTCCTCGATACGCAGCTCTCTCCTGAGCGGCGGCGCAATCCCTGCCGATAAGGTCGCGGTCATCTATAATGGAGTCAGGACGGATCCGCCTGACGAGAAAGCAAGGCAGCGGATAAGAGAGAGTCTTGGCGTTCAGAAAAATGAACTTCTCATTGGGACGGCAGGAAGGCTCATACACAGAAAAGGAGTAGACATCCTGCTCGATGCAGGGAAGAGACTTATGCTCAAGGACAAAAGTGTGAAACTGGTCTTCTTAGGCGACGGCCCACTGAGAGAAGACATACTTGCAGCATCCAGGGAGGAATGTTTCAGCGGCAGGATTATCGTCACGGGCTTCATCGAAGGCATCGAAGAATATCTTGCTTCCCTGGACATGTTCGTTCTCCCTTCGCGGGCAGAAGGAATATCGAATGCCCTTCTTGAAGCGATGGGACTCGGTATCCCATCCATCGCTGCCAGAGCAGGCGGTCAGGAAGAGGCAATTGCAGACGGGGAAACCGGATTTCTGGTCGGGAAAGAAGATGTGAGCTCACTTTGTGAACGCCTCCTCGAGCTGACCTCGAAGCCCGACAAGAGATCGACCATGGGGAAGCTGGCAAGACATTTTGTGGGCGAGAGATTCCCAATGGACGTGATGCTCGAGAAGCTCGAATCGCTGCTCGCCGGCGGCGAGAAAGGCTGA